One window of Poseidonibacter antarcticus genomic DNA carries:
- a CDS encoding CCA tRNA nucleotidyltransferase, whose product MFTSITKPNIPEVLEEIITDLQEIGAIPILVGGCVRDSFLNIPCKDYDIEIFGINSLESIENSLNKFGNVKQVGKSFGVLTLNVEGFDFDFALARTEKKTGIGHGDFIVCTNESLSYKEAALRRDFTINSIGYDLINNEFLDPFSGIEDLKNNILRHINDDTFIEDPLRVYRAIQFTSRFEFEIDDKTKELCKKMVLDDELKYLPKERVYEEFKKLFLKSKKPSIGFSLLKDLGVLKYFPELKALVGCKQDKQYHPEGDVWIHTLMTLDEMAKIIKEEEIEDEYRILYLFYAELCHDLGKPYCSNEINGKITSYKHESLGIEPTKTFLARLTNEKKFVDLILPLVKNHLAPFQLYLANSSLKAVKRLSLKVNIEDLCLVCLADCLGRDIEDKEKCPKATSWLLNQAKELNIENTALKPFVLGRDLIKLGLKPSKEFKEILDFALDLQIDENLDKSEIIDKIINKYIKV is encoded by the coding sequence ATGTTCACATCCATAACCAAGCCTAATATTCCTGAAGTATTAGAAGAAATTATTACTGACCTACAAGAAATAGGAGCTATTCCTATTTTAGTAGGTGGTTGTGTTCGTGATAGTTTTTTAAATATTCCTTGTAAAGATTATGATATTGAAATCTTTGGGATAAACTCTCTTGAATCTATTGAAAATTCATTAAATAAATTTGGTAATGTTAAACAAGTAGGAAAATCATTTGGGGTTTTAACTTTAAATGTAGAAGGTTTTGATTTTGATTTTGCATTAGCAAGAACAGAAAAAAAAACTGGAATAGGTCATGGAGATTTTATTGTATGTACTAATGAAAGTTTGTCATATAAAGAAGCTGCCCTAAGACGTGATTTTACTATTAACTCAATTGGATATGATCTTATTAATAATGAGTTTTTAGATCCTTTTAGTGGAATTGAAGACTTAAAGAATAATATTTTAAGACATATAAATGATGATACATTTATTGAAGACCCTTTAAGAGTTTATCGAGCAATTCAATTTACTTCAAGATTTGAATTTGAAATTGATGATAAAACAAAAGAGCTTTGTAAAAAAATGGTTTTAGATGATGAATTAAAATATCTCCCAAAAGAAAGGGTTTATGAAGAATTCAAAAAACTTTTTTTAAAATCAAAAAAACCATCAATTGGATTTTCTTTATTAAAAGACTTAGGTGTTTTAAAATACTTTCCAGAACTAAAAGCTTTAGTAGGTTGCAAACAAGATAAGCAATATCATCCAGAAGGTGATGTTTGGATTCATACCTTAATGACTTTAGATGAAATGGCAAAAATAATAAAAGAAGAAGAAATAGAAGATGAATATAGAATTTTATATCTTTTTTATGCAGAACTTTGCCATGATTTAGGTAAGCCTTATTGTTCAAATGAAATTAATGGAAAAATAACATCTTATAAACATGAAAGTCTAGGAATTGAACCTACAAAAACATTTTTGGCTAGACTTACAAATGAAAAAAAATTTGTTGATTTAATTTTACCATTAGTTAAAAATCATTTAGCACCATTTCAATTATACTTAGCAAACTCTTCATTAAAAGCTGTAAAAAGATTATCTCTAAAAGTTAATATTGAAGATTTATGTTTAGTTTGCTTAGCTGATTGTCTAGGTAGAGATATAGAAGATAAAGAAAAATGCCCAAAAGCAACATCATGGTTATTAAATCAAGCAAAAGAGTTGAATATAGAAAATACTGCATTAAAACCATTTGTTTTAGGCCGTGATTTAATCAAGCTTGGACTTAAACCCTCAAAAGAGTTTAAGGAGATTTTAGATTTTGCTTTAGATTTACAAATTGATGAGAATTTAGATAAAAGTGAAATTATAGACAAAATTATAAATAAGTATATTAAGGTCTAA
- a CDS encoding mechanosensitive ion channel family protein: MNEYFDQEKIQGIVQSVIPYAINFLIAIAIFIIGKWIARKITNVVVLLLNKTNSIDVTLVKFFESIIYYILMIVVVLTALSKVGVETTSFFAILGAAGLAIGLALKDSLGNFASGVMLIMFKPFKVGDFVTVAGVSGSVKEISIFSSIIITGDNQKMIVPNGAITSGTIVNVNANPTRRVDLLVGIGYEDDIKKTKELLTNILESEDRIIQNKGLTVAVSELADSSVNFVVRAWVNTPDYWAVKFALTEQVKLRFDKEGISIPYPQQDVHIHNQA, from the coding sequence ATGAACGAATATTTTGATCAGGAAAAAATACAAGGTATAGTGCAGAGTGTTATACCTTATGCAATTAATTTTCTTATTGCAATTGCAATATTTATTATTGGTAAATGGATAGCTAGAAAAATTACAAATGTAGTTGTTCTTTTATTAAATAAAACAAATAGTATTGATGTAACTTTAGTTAAATTCTTTGAAAGTATAATTTATTATATTTTAATGATTGTTGTTGTTTTAACAGCTTTATCAAAAGTTGGTGTAGAAACTACATCTTTCTTTGCAATACTAGGGGCTGCTGGTTTAGCTATTGGTCTTGCACTTAAAGATTCACTTGGTAATTTTGCTTCAGGTGTAATGTTGATTATGTTTAAACCTTTTAAAGTAGGTGATTTTGTTACAGTTGCTGGTGTTTCAGGAAGTGTAAAAGAAATATCAATATTTAGCTCAATTATTATTACAGGTGATAACCAAAAAATGATTGTTCCAAATGGTGCAATTACATCAGGGACTATTGTAAACGTAAATGCTAATCCTACAAGAAGAGTTGATTTACTTGTTGGTATTGGTTATGAAGATGATATTAAAAAAACAAAAGAGTTATTAACTAATATTTTAGAAAGTGAAGATAGAATCATTCAAAATAAAGGTTTAACAGTTGCAGTTTCAGAATTAGCTGATTCTTCTGTTAATTTTGTTGTTCGTGCTTGGGTTAATACTCCTGATTATTGGGCTGTAAAATTTGCCTTAACAGAACAAGTTAAATTAAGATTTGATAAAGAAGGAATTTCAATTCCTTACCCTCAACAAGATGTTCACATCCATAACCAAGCCTAA
- a CDS encoding proline--tRNA ligase: protein MKFSRLFMPTTKEAPKDASLASHQYLIRGGFINQTGAGIYDFLPLGKIVLEKIKAIVKEEMDNAGCNEVQMGFVTPLSFWDESGRSTQMGSELLKFKDRKGTEYVLSPTNEEAAVNIVKNRITSYKDLPLNIYHINLKFRDEARPRFGLMRGREFLMKDAYSFHSSQEDLVREFNLMEETYKKIYNRLGLEFRIVDADSGAIGGSGSKEFMVLADSGEDTIVVCPDCEYGANIEAATRAKKDVPTWYENSDAPESMSKVLTQNLKTIEDLANFLNIPKAQNIKAVMKRAVYEKSSEAVIFFVRGDDELEETKACNSIGALELADISEDELKDAGLTPGYCGPFNLPEGIKFVIDSELENEKGLACGANEEDYHLVNTDLSLLKDAKYADLIAVQEGDICSCCGGKLEYTKGIEAGHIFQLGNKYSEEMDAKFLDQNGKAQSFIMGCYGIGISRLVAAVIEQNHDDKGCIWTKTTTPFMVDVIVSSAKKEDELNAGLKIYEDLKNAGISTIIDDRKKERFGFKMGDFELIGFPYAVVVGKKLQDGLVEIVDRKNTAEKIEVSIDDVVSTLQKLI, encoded by the coding sequence ATGAAATTTAGTAGATTATTTATGCCAACAACTAAAGAAGCTCCAAAAGATGCTTCATTAGCATCTCACCAATATCTAATAAGAGGTGGGTTTATCAATCAAACTGGTGCTGGAATTTATGATTTTTTACCACTTGGTAAAATCGTTCTTGAAAAAATAAAAGCAATAGTAAAAGAAGAAATGGACAATGCAGGTTGTAATGAAGTTCAAATGGGATTTGTTACACCGTTATCATTTTGGGATGAATCAGGTCGTTCTACACAAATGGGATCTGAACTTCTTAAGTTCAAAGATAGAAAAGGTACTGAGTATGTTCTATCACCAACAAATGAAGAAGCTGCTGTAAATATTGTAAAAAATAGAATTACTTCTTATAAAGATTTACCTCTTAATATTTATCATATAAATTTAAAATTTAGAGATGAAGCTAGACCTAGATTTGGACTTATGAGAGGAAGAGAATTCTTAATGAAAGATGCTTATTCTTTCCATAGTTCACAAGAAGATTTAGTAAGAGAATTTAATCTTATGGAAGAAACGTATAAAAAAATCTATAATAGATTAGGTTTAGAATTTAGAATTGTTGATGCAGATAGTGGTGCTATTGGTGGAAGCGGTTCAAAAGAATTTATGGTTTTAGCTGATTCAGGTGAAGATACTATTGTTGTATGTCCTGATTGTGAATATGGTGCAAATATTGAAGCAGCTACAAGAGCTAAAAAAGATGTTCCTACTTGGTATGAAAATTCTGATGCACCTGAATCTATGTCAAAGGTTTTAACACAAAATTTAAAAACAATAGAAGACTTAGCAAACTTTTTAAATATTCCAAAAGCTCAAAATATTAAAGCAGTAATGAAAAGAGCTGTTTATGAAAAAAGTAGCGAAGCTGTTATTTTCTTTGTAAGAGGTGATGATGAATTAGAAGAAACAAAAGCTTGTAATAGTATTGGTGCTTTAGAATTAGCTGATATTAGTGAAGATGAACTAAAAGATGCAGGTTTAACTCCTGGTTATTGTGGACCATTTAATTTACCTGAAGGAATTAAATTTGTAATTGATAGTGAATTAGAAAATGAAAAAGGATTAGCATGTGGTGCTAATGAAGAAGATTATCATTTAGTAAATACAGATTTATCATTATTAAAAGATGCTAAATATGCTGATTTAATTGCTGTTCAAGAAGGTGATATTTGTTCTTGTTGTGGTGGAAAATTAGAGTATACTAAAGGTATTGAAGCTGGACACATTTTCCAATTAGGAAATAAATATAGTGAAGAAATGGATGCTAAATTTTTAGATCAAAATGGAAAAGCACAATCTTTTATTATGGGATGTTACGGTATTGGAATTTCTAGATTAGTAGCAGCTGTAATTGAACAAAATCATGATGATAAAGGTTGTATCTGGACTAAAACTACAACTCCTTTTATGGTTGATGTAATTGTATCTAGTGCAAAAAAAGAAGATGAATTAAATGCAGGATTAAAAATCTATGAAGATTTAAAAAATGCAGGAATCTCAACAATAATTGATGATAGAAAAAAAGAAAGATTTGGTTTTAAAATGGGTGATTTTGAACTAATTGGTTTTCCTTATGCAGTTGTAGTTGGTAAAAAATTACAAGATGGATTAGTAGAAATTGTAGATAGAAAAAATACAGCAGAAAAAATTGAAGTTTCAATTGATGATGTTGTATCAACATTACAAAAATTAATATAA
- the hemA gene encoding glutamyl-tRNA reductase: protein MSYLIISFSHKNTDIEMREKLAFGSDEDKDRFLKIILGNNLTKEAVLLSTCNRVEIITKSLNAHTSAKLILKELSKYSGVDYALLYKRADIYDNDGAVHHLFSVASALDSLVIGETQIVGQLKDAFRFSQSKGHCSQGVTRIMHYAFKCAATVRNATSLGTGSVSVASTAVAKAKDIIKNTKGVKALVIGAGEMSELTIKHLLSSGFDVILTSRNIKKAQVLANTFEQNVDVAPYESLTTLLGQVPIMITATSAPYPIITENNTPDVNFARHWFDIAVPRDIDDINKNGLEIYSVDDLQDIVNENMSLRATQAKTAYSIVSKMSLEFYDWLKSLDIEPVVKNLYVKAENVIDKKVEHAIKKGFIKAEDEENIRKLCQTVITEYLHTPSKRLKNISKNMECDIVVGTIQNMFELDNDENIEQYKCEHLSKN from the coding sequence ATGAGTTATTTGATTATTAGTTTTTCCCATAAGAATACAGATATTGAAATGAGAGAAAAACTAGCCTTTGGATCAGATGAGGATAAAGATAGGTTTTTAAAAATAATTTTAGGGAATAATCTCACTAAAGAAGCAGTTTTATTATCAACTTGTAATAGAGTTGAAATAATTACAAAATCTTTAAACGCACATACAAGTGCAAAATTAATTTTAAAAGAGTTATCTAAATACTCAGGTGTTGATTATGCACTTTTATATAAACGTGCAGATATTTATGATAATGATGGTGCAGTTCATCATCTTTTTTCAGTAGCTTCTGCTCTTGATTCACTAGTAATTGGTGAAACGCAAATTGTAGGACAGTTAAAAGATGCCTTTAGGTTTTCACAATCAAAAGGTCATTGTTCGCAAGGTGTTACAAGAATTATGCATTATGCTTTTAAATGTGCTGCAACAGTTAGAAATGCAACATCATTAGGAACAGGTTCTGTATCAGTAGCTTCGACAGCAGTTGCAAAAGCCAAAGATATTATAAAAAATACTAAGGGTGTAAAAGCACTTGTAATTGGTGCTGGGGAAATGAGTGAATTAACAATTAAACACTTATTATCTTCAGGTTTTGATGTGATTTTAACAAGTCGGAATATTAAAAAAGCACAAGTTTTAGCAAATACTTTTGAGCAAAATGTTGATGTTGCACCTTATGAAAGTTTAACTACATTATTAGGTCAAGTACCTATTATGATAACTGCAACTTCTGCACCTTATCCAATAATTACAGAAAATAATACACCAGATGTTAATTTTGCTAGACATTGGTTTGATATAGCAGTACCTCGTGATATTGATGATATTAATAAAAACGGTTTAGAAATATATTCAGTAGATGATTTACAAGATATTGTAAATGAAAATATGAGTTTACGTGCAACTCAAGCTAAAACTGCATATTCAATAGTAAGTAAAATGTCTTTAGAATTTTATGATTGGTTAAAGTCTTTAGATATTGAACCTGTTGTAAAAAATCTTTATGTAAAAGCTGAAAATGTAATAGATAAAAAAGTAGAACACGCAATAAAAAAAGGTTTTATAAAAGCAGAAGATGAAGAAAATATAAGAAAACTTTGTCAAACAGTTATAACTGAATATTTACATACTCCTTCAAAAAGATTAAAAAATATTTCTAAAAATATGGAATGTGATATTGTTGTAGGAACAATACAAAATATGTTTGAATTAGATAATGATGAAAACATTGAACAATATAAATGTGAACATTTATCAAAAAATTAA
- a CDS encoding polyprenyl synthetase family protein: MEELEAVKSQIKEFVRDCNDKKSLELLEKLATGKMLRSKLILKIAGVNEESIKLCAIVEMIHAASLLHDDVIDESDTRRGKPSVNALYDNKTSIMFGDILYSRAFTQLTFMDKKIAFTVSNAVTLLSVGEMLDVDLTNSFNTSYEKYNDMIYKKTASLIEAAAKSAAILAGLDEDKYALYGRNLGLAFQMIDDILDITQDSVTLGKPAMLDFVEGKVTIPYLLLHERLQDKSKLEELYKKQLNEEESSWIKKQMSETNALEDSIKMAKDIGNEAIEAVKNEKNSDTLIFIMKAMIEREF; encoded by the coding sequence GTGGAAGAGTTAGAAGCTGTAAAAAGTCAAATTAAAGAGTTTGTAAGAGATTGTAATGATAAGAAAAGTTTAGAACTTTTAGAGAAACTAGCAACTGGAAAGATGTTACGTTCTAAGCTTATTCTAAAAATTGCAGGTGTAAATGAAGAGAGTATAAAATTATGTGCAATTGTTGAAATGATTCATGCAGCCTCACTTTTACATGACGATGTTATAGATGAGTCAGATACAAGAAGAGGTAAACCTTCTGTGAATGCACTTTATGATAATAAAACATCTATTATGTTTGGTGATATTTTATATTCAAGAGCCTTTACACAGCTTACTTTTATGGACAAAAAAATTGCTTTTACAGTTTCTAATGCTGTAACACTTTTAAGTGTTGGAGAAATGTTAGATGTTGATTTAACAAATAGCTTTAATACTTCATATGAAAAATATAATGATATGATTTATAAAAAAACTGCATCATTAATTGAAGCAGCAGCAAAATCAGCAGCAATTTTAGCTGGTTTAGATGAAGATAAATATGCACTTTATGGAAGAAATTTAGGTCTTGCATTTCAAATGATTGATGATATTTTAGATATTACGCAAGATAGTGTAACTTTAGGTAAACCTGCAATGTTAGATTTTGTTGAAGGTAAAGTTACTATTCCTTATCTTTTATTACATGAAAGATTACAAGATAAATCAAAATTAGAAGAATTATATAAAAAACAGTTAAATGAAGAAGAATCTTCTTGGATTAAAAAACAAATGAGCGAAACAAATGCTTTAGAAGATTCAATTAAAATGGCTAAAGATATTGGAAATGAAGCAATAGAAGCAGTAAAAAATGAAAAAAATAGTGATACTTTAATTTTTATAATGAAGGCTATGATTGAGAGAGAGTTTTAG
- a CDS encoding DUF2018 family protein: MSVFNDWLSEDEDDIFMGSPKSKFFDVSRTASEDIVNEEWDKVIEKVAILELMLSEGKGEDFEINQVIKQYLFDNEEKVNAVKKGLYVEFTGEIICRLDS, from the coding sequence ATGTCAGTTTTTAATGATTGGTTAAGTGAAGATGAAGATGATATATTTATGGGAAGTCCTAAATCAAAATTTTTTGATGTAAGTAGAACAGCATCAGAAGATATTGTAAATGAAGAATGGGATAAAGTAATTGAAAAAGTTGCAATTTTAGAGTTGATGCTTTCTGAAGGGAAAGGTGAAGACTTTGAGATTAATCAAGTTATTAAACAATATTTATTTGATAATGAAGAAAAAGTAAACGCAGTAAAAAAAGGTTTATACGTTGAGTTTACGGGTGAGATTATTTGTAGATTAGATTCATAA
- the hisD gene encoding histidinol dehydrogenase yields MKIINIEDSNFKEEFDGILARAKSDIKGVSSIVTGIIDEIVEEGNIALKRHISKFDKWEVKEDTELLIKTSDMEDAYNNIDDKLRAALHTAYDRIKKYHEKQLPKSWVDFESNGTILGQKVSAVDRAGLYIPGGKAAYPSSLLMNAIPAIVAGVEEIVVCTPTPNNEVNELLLAACHLCGIKKVYKVGGASAIAAMAYGTQTISKVDVITGPGNIFVATAKKLVFGEVNIDMIAGPSEIGILADSSAKPKYLAIDLLSQAEHDEMASSIMITSDAKIAEETSTEVEKYLKTLKRETIARTSIENRGAIIVTSSIEEAIDLMNEIAPEHLEVMTANAFELLPYIKHAGAIFLGENTPEPIGDYIAGPNHTLPTGSTAKFYSPLNVENFMKKSSIINFSKNAINELGEACALLADTEGLTAHAKSVRVRLEDK; encoded by the coding sequence ATGAAAATAATTAATATAGAAGATTCAAATTTTAAAGAAGAGTTTGATGGAATTCTTGCACGTGCAAAAAGTGATATAAAAGGTGTTTCCTCAATTGTTACAGGTATTATTGATGAAATTGTAGAAGAAGGAAATATTGCTCTTAAAAGACATATTTCAAAGTTTGATAAATGGGAAGTAAAAGAAGATACTGAGCTTCTAATAAAAACTTCTGATATGGAAGATGCATATAATAATATAGATGATAAATTAAGAGCAGCATTACATACTGCTTATGATAGAATTAAAAAATATCATGAAAAACAACTTCCTAAATCATGGGTTGATTTTGAATCAAATGGAACTATTTTAGGTCAAAAAGTATCAGCTGTTGATAGAGCAGGGCTTTATATTCCTGGTGGAAAAGCTGCATATCCTAGTTCACTTTTAATGAATGCAATTCCCGCAATTGTTGCTGGTGTTGAAGAAATAGTTGTATGTACTCCAACTCCTAATAATGAAGTAAATGAATTATTATTAGCAGCATGTCACCTTTGTGGAATTAAAAAAGTATATAAAGTAGGTGGAGCTTCAGCGATTGCAGCTATGGCTTATGGAACACAAACAATTTCTAAAGTTGATGTAATAACAGGACCTGGTAATATTTTTGTAGCAACTGCTAAGAAACTGGTATTTGGTGAAGTTAATATTGATATGATTGCAGGACCTTCTGAAATTGGAATTTTAGCAGATTCAAGTGCAAAACCAAAATACCTAGCAATTGATTTATTATCACAAGCTGAGCATGATGAAATGGCTAGTTCTATTATGATTACAAGTGATGCAAAAATTGCAGAAGAAACTAGTACTGAAGTAGAAAAGTATCTTAAAACGCTTAAAAGAGAAACAATTGCTAGAACTTCTATTGAAAATAGAGGAGCTATTATTGTGACTTCTTCTATTGAAGAAGCAATAGATCTTATGAATGAAATTGCTCCAGAACACTTAGAAGTAATGACAGCAAATGCATTTGAATTATTACCATATATTAAACACGCAGGTGCAATTTTCTTAGGTGAAAATACTCCTGAACCTATTGGCGATTATATAGCAGGTCCAAACCATACACTTCCAACAGGAAGTACAGCTAAATTTTATAGTCCATTAAATGTAGAAAATTTTATGAAAAAAAGTTCAATTATTAACTTTTCAAAAAATGCTATAAATGAACTTGGAGAAGCTTGTGCTTTATTAGCTGATACAGAAGGTTTAACAGCTCATGCAAAATCTGTAAGAGTTAGATTAGAAGATAAATAA
- a CDS encoding shikimate kinase, with protein sequence MKKNNIILIGFMGVGKGTIARGLVKKSSMFAIDTDDLIESMENRKIKKIFELDGEPYFRNLEKKTALWLENNVSNTIISTGGGFYKQENINSIGKIVYLKSSFQGILDRINACANAEKKLKKRPLLQNLEEATKLYNSRISDYERVSDIVIDVENKDLENIVEEILGQI encoded by the coding sequence ATGAAAAAGAACAATATAATATTAATAGGTTTTATGGGTGTTGGTAAGGGTACAATTGCAAGAGGATTAGTAAAAAAATCTTCGATGTTTGCGATTGATACTGATGATTTAATTGAAAGTATGGAAAATCGGAAAATCAAAAAAATTTTTGAGCTTGATGGTGAACCTTATTTTAGAAATTTAGAAAAGAAAACAGCTCTCTGGTTGGAAAATAATGTTTCAAATACTATTATTTCAACTGGTGGTGGATTTTATAAACAAGAAAATATTAATAGTATTGGGAAAATAGTTTATTTAAAATCTTCATTTCAAGGTATTTTAGACAGAATTAATGCCTGTGCTAATGCAGAAAAAAAATTAAAGAAAAGACCATTATTACAAAATCTAGAAGAAGCTACAAAATTATATAACTCAAGAATAAGTGATTATGAAAGAGTATCAGATATTGTAATTGATGTTGAAAATAAAGACTTAGAAAATATTGTTGAAGAGATATTAGGACAAATTTAA
- a CDS encoding 1-aminocyclopropane-1-carboxylate deaminase/D-cysteine desulfhydrase — protein sequence MNYTNSPIEQITFNNQNFFIKRDDLLHKNFSGNKARKFYYFLQNDFNNIKKVVSHGSAQSNAMYSLSCLCKIRNWKFDYYVDHIASYIKENPIGNYKEALENGMNIIENDIPLKFDENTLFIPEGGALKEAKYGIKILADEIISWAKQTNQVNKDNLKIFLPSGTGTTSLYLQKYLPFEVLTCACVGDSEYLEKQFLQLEEQNHPTILKMDKKYHFGKLYKEFYEIHKELKKQTNIEFDFLYDCLGWLCVNKHLKQKEKNILYIHQGGLLGNISMLQRYKYKYDK from the coding sequence ATGAATTATACAAATTCCCCAATAGAACAAATCACATTTAACAATCAAAACTTCTTTATAAAACGAGATGACTTATTACATAAGAATTTTTCAGGAAATAAAGCTAGAAAGTTTTACTATTTTTTGCAAAATGATTTTAATAATATTAAAAAAGTTGTATCTCATGGTTCTGCTCAATCAAATGCAATGTATTCTCTTTCTTGTCTTTGCAAAATTAGGAACTGGAAGTTTGATTATTATGTTGATCATATTGCTTCATATATAAAAGAAAATCCAATAGGTAATTATAAAGAGGCTTTAGAAAATGGCATGAATATTATTGAAAATGATATTCCATTAAAATTTGATGAAAATACGCTTTTTATACCAGAAGGTGGAGCATTAAAAGAAGCTAAATATGGAATAAAAATATTAGCAGATGAGATTATATCTTGGGCAAAACAAACAAATCAAGTAAATAAAGATAATCTAAAAATTTTTTTACCATCAGGAACAGGAACTACATCTTTATATTTACAAAAATATCTACCCTTTGAAGTTCTTACTTGTGCTTGTGTTGGAGATAGTGAGTATTTAGAAAAACAATTTTTACAATTAGAAGAACAAAATCATCCTACAATTTTAAAAATGGATAAGAAATACCATTTTGGAAAACTTTATAAAGAGTTTTATGAAATACATAAAGAATTGAAAAAACAGACAAATATTGAATTTGATTTTCTTTATGATTGTCTTGGATGGTTATGTGTAAATAAGCATTTAAAGCAAAAAGAAAAAAATATTTTATATATCCATCAAGGTGGATTATTAGGCAACATTTCAATGCTTCAAAGATATAAATACAAATATGATAAATAG
- a CDS encoding MotA/TolQ/ExbB proton channel family protein — MTLMDYIDKGGIIVYILIALNTIGFTIIFWKFFTLPRKNAMLAKIKNKIDLDSKSTIFSQIEYEVKKLETGLTLIKNIATIAPLLGLLGTVFGVYKSFEAITKNGLGDPTIFSNGISIALITTIAGLIVAIPHQIAYNHFISMLDGIELKAKKEIVGSK; from the coding sequence ATGACATTAATGGATTATATTGATAAAGGTGGAATCATTGTTTATATTCTAATTGCACTTAATACAATTGGTTTTACAATAATTTTTTGGAAATTTTTCACACTTCCTAGAAAAAATGCAATGTTAGCAAAAATTAAAAATAAAATAGATTTAGATAGTAAGTCAACTATATTTTCACAAATAGAATATGAAGTTAAAAAGCTTGAAACTGGACTAACTTTAATAAAAAATATTGCGACTATTGCTCCACTATTAGGTTTATTAGGAACAGTATTTGGTGTATATAAATCTTTTGAAGCTATTACAAAAAATGGTTTAGGAGATCCTACTATTTTCTCAAATGGAATTTCAATTGCATTGATTACTACAATTGCTGGGTTAATAGTAGCAATACCTCATCAAATTGCATATAATCATTTTATTTCTATGCTTGATGGCATTGAGCTAAAAGCTAAAAAAGAAATAGTTGGTTCTAAATAA
- a CDS encoding ExbD/TolR family protein, which translates to MKRRETLGLDLTPIIDVVFILLIFFIVSSVFKKEELALILDLPSSSAKEMEVDKDQVFIELSSSKLAIKGIEVSFESLEDNLKEIENKRKSVIVRIDKKVEYQRVIKVLDLLQKYDLTNLALITNEDKE; encoded by the coding sequence ATGAAAAGAAGAGAAACATTAGGATTAGATTTAACACCTATTATTGATGTTGTTTTTATTCTATTGATATTTTTTATTGTAAGTTCTGTTTTTAAAAAAGAAGAATTAGCATTGATTCTTGACTTACCAAGCTCTAGCGCAAAAGAAATGGAAGTAGATAAAGATCAAGTTTTTATAGAACTTAGCTCTTCAAAACTTGCTATTAAAGGAATTGAAGTATCTTTTGAGTCATTAGAAGATAATTTAAAAGAAATTGAAAATAAAAGAAAATCTGTAATAGTAAGAATTGATAAAAAAGTTGAGTACCAAAGAGTTATTAAAGTATTAGATTTACTTCAAAAATATGATTTAACTAACTTGGCATTGATTACCAATGAAGATAAAGAATAG
- a CDS encoding DUF779 domain-containing protein, translating to MSIERLAVTNAAAKVIEELKKEHGELVFNQSGGCCDGSAPMCYAKSDFYMPSRNIKLGEICGVEFYMAEDQFKYFKHSHITIDVKEEKGAFGNSFSLEIDLGYQFITVSRIFTDEEYAKLSDEEK from the coding sequence ATGAGTATAGAAAGATTAGCTGTAACTAATGCAGCTGCTAAAGTTATTGAAGAGTTAAAAAAAGAACATGGTGAATTGGTTTTTAACCAAAGTGGTGGATGTTGTGATGGCTCTGCTCCAATGTGTTATGCAAAAAGTGATTTTTATATGCCTTCTAGAAATATTAAATTAGGTGAAATTTGTGGTGTAGAGTTTTATATGGCAGAAGATCAATTTAAATACTTTAAACATTCTCATATAACTATAGACGTTAAAGAAGAAAAAGGTGCTTTTGGTAACTCTTTTTCATTAGAAATAGATTTAGGTTATCAGTTTATAACAGTTTCTAGAATATTTACAGATGAAGAATATGCAAAATTAAGTGATGAAGAAAAATAA